In Pectobacterium aroidearum, the following are encoded in one genomic region:
- the oppA gene encoding oligopeptide ABC transporter substrate-binding protein OppA has translation MIAAAVMASCVNVQAANVPAGVELAKEQVLVRNNGAEVSSLDPHKIEGVPESNVARDLYEGLVISDPDGHPIPGVAERWESSDFKVWTFHLRKDAKWSNGEPVTAQDFVYSWQRLADPKTVSPYASYLQYGHLLNIDDIIASKKSPDTLGVKALDDHTLEVTLSEPIPYFYKLLNHSSMSPVNKATVEKFGDKWTQPENWVGNGAYRLKSWVVNERLVLERNSQYWDNAKTVINQVTYLPIASEVTDVNRYRAGEIDVTNNKLPIELFQKLKKEIPQEVNINPYLCTYYYEINNQKPPFNDVRVRTALRMGLDQDILTNKVKNQGDIPAYGYIPPFTDGLKAHTPEWFTWPQAKRNEEAKKLLAEAGYTAEKPLTFNLLYNSSDLHKKMAIAAASIWKQNLGVDAKLENQEWKTYLSTRHQGNYDVARAGWCADYNEPTSFLNSMLSDSSNNTAHYKSAAFDKLMEQAVQAKTDDERAQVYQQAESQLDKDAAIVPVYYYANARLIKPYVGGITGKDPLDNIRVKDLYIIKH, from the coding sequence ATGATTGCTGCCGCAGTGATGGCGTCATGCGTGAATGTTCAGGCTGCTAATGTACCTGCCGGTGTTGAGCTGGCGAAAGAGCAGGTTCTGGTGAGAAACAATGGCGCCGAGGTGTCATCACTGGATCCGCATAAAATAGAAGGTGTACCGGAATCCAACGTCGCACGCGATTTATATGAAGGGCTGGTGATTTCCGATCCTGACGGACACCCGATTCCTGGCGTGGCTGAGCGATGGGAAAGCAGCGATTTTAAAGTCTGGACATTCCATTTACGTAAAGACGCCAAGTGGTCAAATGGCGAACCGGTTACCGCGCAAGATTTCGTTTATAGCTGGCAGCGTCTGGCCGATCCGAAAACCGTTTCTCCTTATGCCAGCTATTTGCAATATGGTCATCTGCTGAATATTGATGACATTATCGCCAGCAAGAAATCTCCTGATACGTTAGGCGTAAAAGCGCTCGACGACCATACGCTGGAAGTGACATTAAGCGAGCCAATCCCGTACTTTTATAAATTGCTGAATCACTCATCGATGTCTCCGGTCAATAAAGCGACGGTGGAGAAATTTGGTGATAAATGGACTCAGCCTGAAAACTGGGTAGGAAATGGTGCTTACCGTCTTAAATCCTGGGTCGTGAATGAACGGCTTGTGTTGGAGCGTAATAGCCAATATTGGGATAACGCCAAGACGGTGATTAATCAGGTCACCTATTTGCCGATTGCTTCTGAAGTCACGGATGTTAACCGCTATCGCGCGGGTGAAATTGATGTCACCAACAACAAACTACCCATTGAGCTATTTCAGAAGCTAAAAAAAGAAATCCCACAAGAAGTTAACATCAATCCCTACCTCTGCACTTATTATTACGAAATCAATAATCAGAAACCGCCATTTAACGATGTACGGGTGCGTACCGCTCTGCGCATGGGGCTGGATCAAGACATATTGACCAATAAAGTTAAAAATCAGGGTGATATTCCTGCCTATGGCTATATTCCTCCCTTTACGGACGGCCTGAAAGCGCATACGCCAGAGTGGTTTACCTGGCCGCAGGCGAAACGTAATGAAGAAGCGAAAAAACTGCTGGCGGAAGCGGGTTATACCGCAGAGAAGCCGCTAACGTTTAATTTGCTTTATAACTCGTCTGATTTGCATAAAAAGATGGCGATCGCGGCGGCCTCGATCTGGAAACAAAATCTGGGCGTTGACGCGAAGTTGGAAAATCAGGAGTGGAAAACCTATCTCAGCACGCGTCATCAAGGCAATTATGACGTTGCGCGTGCCGGATGGTGTGCGGACTATAACGAACCGACATCGTTCCTGAATAGTATGCTGTCAGACAGCAGTAACAACACCGCACATTATAAGAGCGCGGCGTTCGACAAGCTGATGGAGCAGGCTGTTCAGGCGAAAACGGACGATGAACGTGCACAAGTTTATCAGCAGGCCGAATCGCAGTTGGATAAAGATGCGGCGATCGTGCCGGTTTATTACTACGCGAACGCCAGGCTGATAAAACCTTATGTCGGCGGCATTA